From Myotis daubentonii chromosome 7, mMyoDau2.1, whole genome shotgun sequence, a single genomic window includes:
- the PLEKHA3 gene encoding pleckstrin homology domain-containing family A member 3 produces MEGVLYKWTNYLTGWQPRWFVLDNGILSYYDSQDDVCKGSKGSIKMAVCEIKVHSADNTRMELIIPGEQHFYMKAVNAAERQRWLVALGSSKACLTDTRTKKEKEISETSESLKTKMSELRLYCDLLMQQVHTIQEFVHHDENHSSPSIENMNEASSLLSATCNTFITTLEECVKIANAKFKPEMFQLSHPDPLVSPVSPSPVQMMKRSVSHPGPCSSERSSHSIKEPASTLHRLSQRRRRTYSDTDSCNDIPLEDPDRPVHCSRNTLNGDLASATIPEESRLMAKKKSELEDPLSSFSS; encoded by the exons ATGGAGGGCGTTCTGTACAAGTGGACCAACTATCTCACAG GTTGGCAGCCTCGTTGGTTTGTTTTAGATAATGGAATATTGTCCTACTATGATTCACAAGATGATGTTTGCAAAGGCAGCAAAGGAAGTATAAAGATGGCAGTTTGTGAAATTAAAG TCCATTCAGCAGACAACACAAGAATGGAATTAATCATTCCAGGAGAGCAGCATTTCTACATGAAGGCGGTCAATGCAGCTGAAAGACAGAGGTGGCTGGTTGCTCTGGGGAGCTCCAAAGCCTGTTTGACTGACACTcggactaaaaaagaaaaag AAATAAGTGAAACCAGTGAATCTCTAAAAACCAAAATGTCTGAACTTCGCCTCTACTGTGACCTTTTAATGCAGCAAGTTCATACGATTCAAGAATTTGTTcaccatgatgagaatcattcatctCCCAGCATAGAG AACATGAATGAAGCCTCTTCCCTACTTAGTGCCACATGTAATACGTTCATCACAACGCTTGAGGAATGTGTGAAGATAGCAAATGCCAAGTTTAAACCTGAGATGTTTCAGCTGTCCCATCCGGATCCCTTAGTTTCTCCTGTGTCACCTTCTCCTGTTCAAATG atgAAGCGTTCTGTCAGCCACCCTGGTCCTTGCAgttcagagag GAGTAGCCACTCTATAAAAGAACCAGCGTCTACACTTCACCGGCTCTCCCAGCGACGCCGAAGAACCTACTCAGATACAGACTCTTGTAATGATATCCCTCTTGAAGACCCAGATA GGCCTGTTCACTGTTCAAGAAATACACTTAATGGAGATTTGGCATCAGCAACCATTCCTGAAGAAAGCAGACTTATGgccaaaaaaaaatctgaattggAAGATCCTCTTTCATCCTTTTCTTCCTGA
- the FKBP7 gene encoding peptidyl-prolyl cis-trans isomerase FKBP7 isoform X3 has translation MHLLLRLIVFFYVWGIFTAQGQKGEERTEEVKIEVVHRPENCSKTSKKGDLLNAHYDGYLAKDGTKFYCSRTQNEGHPKWFVLGVGQVIKGLDIAMMDMCPGEKRKVIIPPSFAYGKEGYDRSVPEKGL, from the exons ATGCATTTGTTGCTCAGATTAATCGTTTTCTTTTACGTGTGGGGCATTTTTACTGCTCAGGGACAAAAGGGAGAGGAGCGCACAGAGGAAGTGAAAATAGAAGTTGTGCATCGTCCAGAAAACTGTTCTAAGACTAGCAAGAAGGGAGACCTGCTAAATGCCCATTATGACGGCTACCTGGCTAAAGATGGCACGAAATTCTACTGCAG CCGGACACAAAATGAAGGCCACCCCAAATGGTTTGTTCTTGGTGTTGGGCAAGTCATAAAAGGCCTAGACATTGCTATGATGGATATGTGCCCTGGAGAGAAGCGAAAAGTGATAATACCCCCTTCATTTGCATATGGAAAAGAAGGCTATG